In one Arachis duranensis cultivar V14167 chromosome 9, aradu.V14167.gnm2.J7QH, whole genome shotgun sequence genomic region, the following are encoded:
- the LOC107467688 gene encoding protein EMSY-LIKE 3 isoform X2 yields MEFDRSDSSDDDFPPSHRNKFKQADHATGNGRLAAVGSGPFPRVQNDMETQIHNIEQEAYTSVLRAFKAQSDAITWEKESLITELRKELRVSDEEHRELLSRVNADDIIREIREWRKTSGLQPGAVNTSQPVHDHIPSPTVSAPHKKQKTSQSVASLSLGAPSPIVQPSSSTARQGPPSGGKTKKPKSSLQLPSTGLASRSQVTNRGGCSGAFATNQPPEATSYDPMIGRKVWTRWPDDNHFYEAVITDYNASEGRHALVYDMNARNETWEWVNLKEISPKDIRWEGEDPGISQRGVRAGPGRGIKKSVSRGGAVTVVGRGRGMTKVLKKNFISSQTNGSRRKPTSDIELLHTDTLIKEVEKIFSANHPDPVDMEKAKKMLKEHEQALVNAIARLGDASDGESDGEPPFSQVQSTDREIGWKKRKHDHLGGVSVGKLPTDGSASSAHPREDRHYR; encoded by the exons ATGGAATTTGATCGCTCCGATAGCAGTG ATGATGATTTTCCTCCTTCCCATCGAAACAAATTCAAACAAGCAGATCATGCAACCGGAAACGGCAGATTAGCAGCTGTAGGTTCTGGTCCATTTCCTAGGGTGCAAAATGACATGGAAACCCAAATCCACAACATTGAGCAAGAAGCATACACCTCTGTTCTGCGGGCTTTTAAAGCTCAATCTGATGCAATTACTTGG GAAAAAGAAAGTTTAATTACAGAGCTTAGGAAGGAGCTCCGTGTATCAGATGAAGAACACAGAGAACTTCTATCCAGGGTCAACGCCGATGACATCATCCGCGAGATAAG GGAGTGGAGAAAGACAAGTGGACTCCAACCAGGCGCAGTAAATACTTCTCAACCGGTTCACGACCACATACCCAGCCCTACTGTTTCTGCTCCtcataagaaacaaaaaacttCACAATCTGTAGCTTCGTTATCATTGGGTGCACCATCACCAATAGTTCAACCATCGTCATCCACGGCGAGGCAAGGACCTCCATCAGGAGGAAAGACTAAAAAGCCAAAATCA TCCCTACAGTTACCTTCTACAGGTCTTGCTAGCAGAAGCCAGGTCACTAATCGGGGGGGTTGCTCAGGTGCCTTCGCAACAAATCAGCCTCCTGAAGCAACCTCTTATGATCCTATGATCGGAAGGAAGGTTTGGACAAGGTGGCCTGACGACAACCACTTCTACGAAGCTGTTATTACTGATTATAATGCATCCGAG GGTCGGCATGCCTTGGTCTATGATATGAATGCGAGAAATGAGACCTGGGAATGGGTCAATCTAAAAGAG ATATCTCCTAAAGATATTCGATGGGAAGGTGAAGATCCTGGAATATCCCAAAGAGGTGTTCGGGCTGGTCCAGGTAGAGGGATAAAGAAGTCTGTGTCTCGTGGTGGTGCCGTTACAGTTGTTGGGAGAGGTAGGGGAATGACAAAGGTTCTTAAGAAAAATTTCATTTCATCACAAACAAATGGGAGCAGGAGGAAACCTACAAGTGATATTGAGTTACTCCACACAGATACCCTTATCAAGGAG GTTGAAAAGATTTTTAGCGCCAATCATCCGGATCCGGTAGATATGGAGAAAGCAAAGAAAATGCTCAAA GAACATGAACAGGCTCTTGTTAATGCAATTGCCAGGCTCGGGGATGCATCTGACGGTGAAAGTG ATGGAGAGCCTCCATTTTCCCAAGTACAGTCCACAGATCGGGAAATAGGGTGGAAGAAGCGAAAGCATGATCATTTGGGTGGTGTTTCTGTTGGCAAGTTGCCGACGGATGGCAGTGCTTCGTCTGCTCACCCACGTGAAGACAGACATTATAGATGA
- the LOC107467688 gene encoding protein EMSY-LIKE 3 isoform X4 yields the protein MEFDRSDSSGTDDDFPPSHRNKFKQADHATGNGRLAAVGSGPFPRVQNDMETQIHNIEQEAYTSVLRAFKAQSDAITWEKESLITELRKELRVSDEEHRELLSRVNADDIIREIREWRKTSGLQPGAVNTSQPVHDHIPSPTVSAPHKKQKTSQSVASLSLGAPSPIVQPSSSTARQGPPSGGKTKKPKSSLQLPSTGLASRSQVTNRGGCSGAFATNQPPEATSYDPMIGRKVWTRWPDDNHFYEAVITDYNASEISPKDIRWEGEDPGISQRGVRAGPGRGIKKSVSRGGAVTVVGRGRGMTKVLKKNFISSQTNGSRRKPTSDIELLHTDTLIKEVEKIFSANHPDPVDMEKAKKMLKEHEQALVNAIARLGDASDGESDGEPPFSQVQSTDREIGWKKRKHDHLGGVSVGKLPTDGSASSAHPREDRHYR from the exons ATGGAATTTGATCGCTCCGATAGCAGTG GAACAGATGATGATTTTCCTCCTTCCCATCGAAACAAATTCAAACAAGCAGATCATGCAACCGGAAACGGCAGATTAGCAGCTGTAGGTTCTGGTCCATTTCCTAGGGTGCAAAATGACATGGAAACCCAAATCCACAACATTGAGCAAGAAGCATACACCTCTGTTCTGCGGGCTTTTAAAGCTCAATCTGATGCAATTACTTGG GAAAAAGAAAGTTTAATTACAGAGCTTAGGAAGGAGCTCCGTGTATCAGATGAAGAACACAGAGAACTTCTATCCAGGGTCAACGCCGATGACATCATCCGCGAGATAAG GGAGTGGAGAAAGACAAGTGGACTCCAACCAGGCGCAGTAAATACTTCTCAACCGGTTCACGACCACATACCCAGCCCTACTGTTTCTGCTCCtcataagaaacaaaaaacttCACAATCTGTAGCTTCGTTATCATTGGGTGCACCATCACCAATAGTTCAACCATCGTCATCCACGGCGAGGCAAGGACCTCCATCAGGAGGAAAGACTAAAAAGCCAAAATCA TCCCTACAGTTACCTTCTACAGGTCTTGCTAGCAGAAGCCAGGTCACTAATCGGGGGGGTTGCTCAGGTGCCTTCGCAACAAATCAGCCTCCTGAAGCAACCTCTTATGATCCTATGATCGGAAGGAAGGTTTGGACAAGGTGGCCTGACGACAACCACTTCTACGAAGCTGTTATTACTGATTATAATGCATCCGAG ATATCTCCTAAAGATATTCGATGGGAAGGTGAAGATCCTGGAATATCCCAAAGAGGTGTTCGGGCTGGTCCAGGTAGAGGGATAAAGAAGTCTGTGTCTCGTGGTGGTGCCGTTACAGTTGTTGGGAGAGGTAGGGGAATGACAAAGGTTCTTAAGAAAAATTTCATTTCATCACAAACAAATGGGAGCAGGAGGAAACCTACAAGTGATATTGAGTTACTCCACACAGATACCCTTATCAAGGAG GTTGAAAAGATTTTTAGCGCCAATCATCCGGATCCGGTAGATATGGAGAAAGCAAAGAAAATGCTCAAA GAACATGAACAGGCTCTTGTTAATGCAATTGCCAGGCTCGGGGATGCATCTGACGGTGAAAGTG ATGGAGAGCCTCCATTTTCCCAAGTACAGTCCACAGATCGGGAAATAGGGTGGAAGAAGCGAAAGCATGATCATTTGGGTGGTGTTTCTGTTGGCAAGTTGCCGACGGATGGCAGTGCTTCGTCTGCTCACCCACGTGAAGACAGACATTATAGATGA
- the LOC107467688 gene encoding protein EMSY-LIKE 3 isoform X1 — protein sequence MEFDRSDSSGTDDDFPPSHRNKFKQADHATGNGRLAAVGSGPFPRVQNDMETQIHNIEQEAYTSVLRAFKAQSDAITWEKESLITELRKELRVSDEEHRELLSRVNADDIIREIREWRKTSGLQPGAVNTSQPVHDHIPSPTVSAPHKKQKTSQSVASLSLGAPSPIVQPSSSTARQGPPSGGKTKKPKSSLQLPSTGLASRSQVTNRGGCSGAFATNQPPEATSYDPMIGRKVWTRWPDDNHFYEAVITDYNASEGRHALVYDMNARNETWEWVNLKEISPKDIRWEGEDPGISQRGVRAGPGRGIKKSVSRGGAVTVVGRGRGMTKVLKKNFISSQTNGSRRKPTSDIELLHTDTLIKEVEKIFSANHPDPVDMEKAKKMLKEHEQALVNAIARLGDASDGESDGEPPFSQVQSTDREIGWKKRKHDHLGGVSVGKLPTDGSASSAHPREDRHYR from the exons ATGGAATTTGATCGCTCCGATAGCAGTG GAACAGATGATGATTTTCCTCCTTCCCATCGAAACAAATTCAAACAAGCAGATCATGCAACCGGAAACGGCAGATTAGCAGCTGTAGGTTCTGGTCCATTTCCTAGGGTGCAAAATGACATGGAAACCCAAATCCACAACATTGAGCAAGAAGCATACACCTCTGTTCTGCGGGCTTTTAAAGCTCAATCTGATGCAATTACTTGG GAAAAAGAAAGTTTAATTACAGAGCTTAGGAAGGAGCTCCGTGTATCAGATGAAGAACACAGAGAACTTCTATCCAGGGTCAACGCCGATGACATCATCCGCGAGATAAG GGAGTGGAGAAAGACAAGTGGACTCCAACCAGGCGCAGTAAATACTTCTCAACCGGTTCACGACCACATACCCAGCCCTACTGTTTCTGCTCCtcataagaaacaaaaaacttCACAATCTGTAGCTTCGTTATCATTGGGTGCACCATCACCAATAGTTCAACCATCGTCATCCACGGCGAGGCAAGGACCTCCATCAGGAGGAAAGACTAAAAAGCCAAAATCA TCCCTACAGTTACCTTCTACAGGTCTTGCTAGCAGAAGCCAGGTCACTAATCGGGGGGGTTGCTCAGGTGCCTTCGCAACAAATCAGCCTCCTGAAGCAACCTCTTATGATCCTATGATCGGAAGGAAGGTTTGGACAAGGTGGCCTGACGACAACCACTTCTACGAAGCTGTTATTACTGATTATAATGCATCCGAG GGTCGGCATGCCTTGGTCTATGATATGAATGCGAGAAATGAGACCTGGGAATGGGTCAATCTAAAAGAG ATATCTCCTAAAGATATTCGATGGGAAGGTGAAGATCCTGGAATATCCCAAAGAGGTGTTCGGGCTGGTCCAGGTAGAGGGATAAAGAAGTCTGTGTCTCGTGGTGGTGCCGTTACAGTTGTTGGGAGAGGTAGGGGAATGACAAAGGTTCTTAAGAAAAATTTCATTTCATCACAAACAAATGGGAGCAGGAGGAAACCTACAAGTGATATTGAGTTACTCCACACAGATACCCTTATCAAGGAG GTTGAAAAGATTTTTAGCGCCAATCATCCGGATCCGGTAGATATGGAGAAAGCAAAGAAAATGCTCAAA GAACATGAACAGGCTCTTGTTAATGCAATTGCCAGGCTCGGGGATGCATCTGACGGTGAAAGTG ATGGAGAGCCTCCATTTTCCCAAGTACAGTCCACAGATCGGGAAATAGGGTGGAAGAAGCGAAAGCATGATCATTTGGGTGGTGTTTCTGTTGGCAAGTTGCCGACGGATGGCAGTGCTTCGTCTGCTCACCCACGTGAAGACAGACATTATAGATGA
- the LOC107467688 gene encoding protein EMSY-LIKE 3 isoform X3 yields MEFDRSDSSGTDDDFPPSHRNKFKQADHATGNGRLAAVGSGPFPRVQNDMETQIHNIEQEAYTSVLRAFKAQSDAITWEKESLITELRKELRVSDEEHRELLSRVNADDIIREIREWRKTSGLQPGAVNTSQPVHDHIPSPTVSAPHKKQKTSQSVASLSLGAPSPIVQPSSSTARQGPPSGGKTKKPKSLPSTGLASRSQVTNRGGCSGAFATNQPPEATSYDPMIGRKVWTRWPDDNHFYEAVITDYNASEGRHALVYDMNARNETWEWVNLKEISPKDIRWEGEDPGISQRGVRAGPGRGIKKSVSRGGAVTVVGRGRGMTKVLKKNFISSQTNGSRRKPTSDIELLHTDTLIKEVEKIFSANHPDPVDMEKAKKMLKEHEQALVNAIARLGDASDGESDGEPPFSQVQSTDREIGWKKRKHDHLGGVSVGKLPTDGSASSAHPREDRHYR; encoded by the exons ATGGAATTTGATCGCTCCGATAGCAGTG GAACAGATGATGATTTTCCTCCTTCCCATCGAAACAAATTCAAACAAGCAGATCATGCAACCGGAAACGGCAGATTAGCAGCTGTAGGTTCTGGTCCATTTCCTAGGGTGCAAAATGACATGGAAACCCAAATCCACAACATTGAGCAAGAAGCATACACCTCTGTTCTGCGGGCTTTTAAAGCTCAATCTGATGCAATTACTTGG GAAAAAGAAAGTTTAATTACAGAGCTTAGGAAGGAGCTCCGTGTATCAGATGAAGAACACAGAGAACTTCTATCCAGGGTCAACGCCGATGACATCATCCGCGAGATAAG GGAGTGGAGAAAGACAAGTGGACTCCAACCAGGCGCAGTAAATACTTCTCAACCGGTTCACGACCACATACCCAGCCCTACTGTTTCTGCTCCtcataagaaacaaaaaacttCACAATCTGTAGCTTCGTTATCATTGGGTGCACCATCACCAATAGTTCAACCATCGTCATCCACGGCGAGGCAAGGACCTCCATCAGGAGGAAAGACTAAAAAGCCAAAATCA TTACCTTCTACAGGTCTTGCTAGCAGAAGCCAGGTCACTAATCGGGGGGGTTGCTCAGGTGCCTTCGCAACAAATCAGCCTCCTGAAGCAACCTCTTATGATCCTATGATCGGAAGGAAGGTTTGGACAAGGTGGCCTGACGACAACCACTTCTACGAAGCTGTTATTACTGATTATAATGCATCCGAG GGTCGGCATGCCTTGGTCTATGATATGAATGCGAGAAATGAGACCTGGGAATGGGTCAATCTAAAAGAG ATATCTCCTAAAGATATTCGATGGGAAGGTGAAGATCCTGGAATATCCCAAAGAGGTGTTCGGGCTGGTCCAGGTAGAGGGATAAAGAAGTCTGTGTCTCGTGGTGGTGCCGTTACAGTTGTTGGGAGAGGTAGGGGAATGACAAAGGTTCTTAAGAAAAATTTCATTTCATCACAAACAAATGGGAGCAGGAGGAAACCTACAAGTGATATTGAGTTACTCCACACAGATACCCTTATCAAGGAG GTTGAAAAGATTTTTAGCGCCAATCATCCGGATCCGGTAGATATGGAGAAAGCAAAGAAAATGCTCAAA GAACATGAACAGGCTCTTGTTAATGCAATTGCCAGGCTCGGGGATGCATCTGACGGTGAAAGTG ATGGAGAGCCTCCATTTTCCCAAGTACAGTCCACAGATCGGGAAATAGGGTGGAAGAAGCGAAAGCATGATCATTTGGGTGGTGTTTCTGTTGGCAAGTTGCCGACGGATGGCAGTGCTTCGTCTGCTCACCCACGTGAAGACAGACATTATAGATGA